One Halioglobus japonicus DNA segment encodes these proteins:
- a CDS encoding biotin-dependent carboxyltransferase family protein yields MSVKVIQPGLLSLLQDGGRLGQHRIGLTNGGPLDPEAFHTCNRLLQNPEGSTAIEVSFGGLQLEAQVDTFICLTGAIMTLRINQQEQPRWEVLPVTAGDSIHIEFAEQGCRGYLGIAGGFDVEPSFTSTATVMREGIGGLNGDKLAAGDVLPCPAGEIRQRLYLEEHLQPKYEDITTVRVIPGYQQKHFNRYQQRRFFSHGYTVSDRCDRMGYRLEGPAIECDIEGILSEGICFGAIQIPADGQPIVLLNDRQTIGGYPKIGAALSLDCARLAQLRPGGQVHFAPITQHAAHNALHLANSFQQRLTFKERRA; encoded by the coding sequence GTGAGCGTCAAGGTTATCCAGCCCGGATTGCTCAGCCTGCTGCAGGATGGCGGCCGCCTTGGCCAGCACCGCATCGGACTCACGAACGGCGGCCCTCTGGACCCCGAGGCTTTCCACACTTGTAATCGGCTGCTGCAGAATCCCGAGGGCAGCACGGCAATCGAAGTCAGCTTTGGCGGACTGCAGCTGGAAGCTCAGGTTGATACTTTTATCTGCCTGACCGGCGCAATCATGACCCTGCGCATCAATCAGCAGGAACAGCCCCGCTGGGAAGTACTGCCTGTAACAGCCGGTGACAGCATTCACATTGAATTTGCCGAGCAGGGATGCCGAGGTTATCTGGGCATCGCCGGCGGCTTCGACGTCGAGCCGAGCTTTACCAGCACCGCCACGGTGATGCGCGAGGGCATTGGTGGCCTCAACGGCGACAAACTCGCCGCCGGAGATGTGCTTCCCTGCCCTGCTGGCGAAATACGTCAACGGCTGTATCTCGAGGAACACCTGCAGCCGAAGTATGAGGATATTACGACCGTAAGGGTTATCCCCGGATACCAACAGAAGCACTTTAATCGCTATCAGCAACGCCGTTTTTTCTCCCATGGTTACACCGTCAGCGACCGCTGTGACCGTATGGGATATCGCCTTGAGGGCCCCGCGATCGAATGTGATATCGAAGGCATTCTGTCGGAGGGCATCTGCTTTGGCGCCATTCAAATCCCCGCTGACGGCCAACCTATCGTCCTGCTCAATGATCGCCAGACGATTGGTGGCTATCCGAAGATCGGAGCGGCACTGTCCCTGGACTGCGCCCGCCTGGCCCAGCTGCGCCCCGGTGGCCAGGTGCACTTTGCGCCGATTACCCAGCACGCGGCTCACAATGCGCTGCACCTGGCAAACAGCTTTCAACAGCGCCTCACTTTCAAGGAACGCCGCGCATGA
- a CDS encoding aminotransferase class IV, whose product MRWKRCNIKSTALLGNVMHYQQGHAAGHSETLLYNQHGELTEAAACNVFVVKDGVIATPELDHQKLPGITRLMLLEILRKDGTLPVEERVVKLEELDTADEVWITSSSKEIAPVIAIEDKPVGDGEVGDMWLAAQTLYSAHKFDF is encoded by the coding sequence CTGCGCTGGAAGCGTTGTAATATCAAGTCCACGGCCTTGCTCGGCAACGTCATGCATTACCAGCAGGGACATGCCGCAGGCCATTCAGAAACACTGCTTTACAATCAGCACGGCGAACTCACCGAAGCCGCTGCCTGCAACGTGTTTGTCGTCAAGGACGGCGTGATTGCCACGCCGGAGCTGGATCACCAGAAATTGCCCGGCATTACCCGCCTGATGCTGCTGGAAATCCTGCGTAAAGACGGCACCCTGCCGGTAGAAGAACGGGTGGTAAAACTCGAGGAACTGGACACCGCTGACGAGGTGTGGATTACCAGCTCGTCCAAGGAAATCGCGCCGGTGATTGCCATTGAGGACAAACCCGTGGGCGATGGCGAGGTGGGCGACATGTGGCTCGCCGCCCAGACACTTTATTCCGCGCACAAATTCGATTTCTAA
- a CDS encoding acyl-CoA synthetase, which produces MPHPRHTAALYPHKPAYIMGDSGEMVTYRQLDQRSNQGAQLFRSLGLQAGDHIALMMENNPRFLEICWAAQRSGLIYTPISTHLKRDETAYILDNCGASLFIGSHELEAVASDVKSVSSGVDHYYMVGGISEGYESWEEALSLQPETEIADQEMGAAMLYSSGTTGQPKGVFVPPTDTDVDAAPGLATTLGQAFGFAEETVYLSPAPLYHAAPLYYNMMNIFQGGTSIVMQGFDPERALALIDEHRVTHSQWVPIMFVRMLKLPDEVRAKYDVSSMQFAIHAAAPCPVEVKEKMIDWWGPVIVEYYAASEGIGATIIDSDAWLTHKGSVGPAFVGELHIVDDEGNELPTGEIGTIYFGGEAATFTYHDEPEKTAGAYNDKGWATTGDVGYVDEDGFLYLTDRKNFMIISGGVNIYPQEIENALISHEKIADVAVFGIPCEEFGEKVQAVVEPMNWADATDETAIEIMEWLRERISNIKLPRALDFHPKLPRMDNGKLYKRHLMEEYKGGARADDKID; this is translated from the coding sequence ATGCCACATCCACGCCACACCGCCGCCCTGTATCCCCACAAGCCCGCCTATATTATGGGTGACTCCGGGGAGATGGTAACGTATCGACAGCTCGACCAGCGCTCCAATCAGGGCGCGCAGTTGTTCCGCAGCCTGGGTTTGCAAGCGGGCGACCATATTGCCCTGATGATGGAGAACAATCCCCGGTTTCTGGAAATCTGCTGGGCGGCGCAGCGTTCCGGTTTGATCTATACCCCGATCTCCACCCACCTCAAACGCGATGAGACGGCCTACATTCTCGACAATTGCGGTGCCAGTCTGTTTATCGGTTCGCACGAACTGGAGGCGGTCGCCAGTGATGTCAAATCCGTGTCCAGCGGAGTCGACCACTACTACATGGTGGGCGGAATCAGTGAGGGTTATGAGTCCTGGGAAGAGGCGCTTAGCCTGCAGCCGGAAACGGAAATCGCCGATCAGGAAATGGGTGCGGCCATGCTGTATTCATCGGGTACGACCGGTCAGCCCAAGGGCGTATTTGTGCCGCCGACTGATACCGATGTCGACGCGGCCCCGGGCCTTGCCACCACGTTGGGGCAGGCCTTCGGCTTTGCTGAAGAAACGGTTTATCTGTCGCCTGCGCCGCTGTATCACGCGGCGCCGCTCTACTACAACATGATGAATATTTTTCAGGGCGGCACCTCAATTGTCATGCAGGGTTTTGATCCCGAGCGTGCTCTGGCATTAATTGACGAGCACCGAGTTACCCACAGTCAGTGGGTGCCCATTATGTTTGTGCGTATGCTTAAACTGCCCGATGAGGTGCGCGCCAAATACGATGTGAGCAGCATGCAGTTTGCCATTCATGCGGCGGCGCCTTGCCCCGTGGAAGTCAAAGAAAAAATGATCGACTGGTGGGGCCCGGTCATCGTCGAATACTACGCAGCCAGCGAGGGCATCGGCGCGACGATTATTGACTCCGATGCCTGGTTGACCCACAAGGGCTCAGTCGGCCCGGCATTTGTCGGAGAATTGCATATTGTCGACGATGAAGGCAACGAACTGCCTACCGGGGAAATCGGGACCATTTATTTTGGCGGTGAGGCGGCAACGTTCACCTATCACGACGAACCGGAGAAAACCGCTGGGGCCTACAATGACAAGGGTTGGGCCACCACCGGTGACGTGGGTTATGTCGACGAAGACGGCTTCCTCTATCTCACCGACCGCAAGAACTTCATGATTATTTCCGGTGGCGTGAACATATACCCGCAGGAAATTGAAAACGCACTTATCAGCCATGAAAAAATTGCTGACGTGGCGGTGTTCGGCATTCCCTGCGAAGAGTTTGGCGAGAAGGTGCAGGCTGTGGTTGAACCCATGAACTGGGCTGATGCCACTGACGAGACGGCCATCGAAATCATGGAATGGCTGCGTGAGCGCATCTCCAATATCAAGCTGCCCCGGGCATTGGATTTCCATCCCAAGTTACCGCGAATGGATAACGGCAAGCTGTACAAGCGCCACCTCATGGAAGAGTACAAGGGCGGCGCCAGAGCAGACGATAAAATCGACTAG
- the pxpB gene encoding 5-oxoprolinase subunit PxpB — translation MELHSAGENALILYLGKETSPTVSARVQAAAAAIEQALGVDLVDLVPSYASLLIIYNALTTDHMAVAATVRDCIADLSADDEADGNTVVLPVYYHPEVGEDLEALAAAAGMSTDDVIAIHSGTEYRVYAIGFAPGFAYLGQVDERIAAPRQSTPRLKVPRGAVAIADRQTAVYPAQSPGGWNLIGRCPQRMFDPKATPTMPVSVGDKVRFEAIDRDRFLALGGEL, via the coding sequence GTGGAACTGCACAGTGCCGGCGAAAACGCCCTGATACTTTACCTTGGCAAAGAGACCAGCCCGACGGTGTCCGCCCGGGTACAGGCCGCTGCCGCAGCCATCGAGCAGGCGCTGGGAGTTGATCTGGTCGATCTCGTACCCTCGTACGCGTCGCTGCTCATCATCTATAACGCATTAACTACCGACCACATGGCGGTTGCCGCGACAGTACGCGATTGCATCGCCGATCTCAGTGCAGACGATGAGGCTGACGGCAATACCGTGGTACTCCCCGTTTACTACCACCCGGAAGTGGGCGAAGACCTGGAGGCCCTCGCTGCGGCAGCGGGCATGAGCACCGATGATGTCATCGCTATTCACAGCGGCACCGAGTACCGTGTCTACGCTATTGGCTTCGCGCCGGGATTTGCCTATCTCGGGCAGGTGGACGAGCGCATTGCCGCCCCGCGCCAAAGCACACCACGCCTGAAAGTGCCGCGCGGCGCAGTGGCCATCGCCGATCGACAAACCGCCGTGTATCCGGCGCAATCGCCCGGCGGCTGGAACCTGATCGGCCGCTGCCCACAGCGTATGTTTGACCCCAAGGCTACGCCTACCATGCCCGTTAGCGTGGGCGACAAAGTTCGCTTTGAAGCCATCGACCGCGACCGTTTCCTGGCACTGGGAGGCGAGCTGTGA
- a CDS encoding putative hydro-lyase: protein MNQDTSPQALREAIRRGDFTGNTSGYSAGFVQCNLTILPADWASDFLRFCQANPKPCPLVGMSTSPGDTALPPLGSIDIRTDVPSYRVFRDGEFTEEVNDITALWRDDLVVFALGCSFSFEEALLADGLDVRNVSEGVNVPMYRTNIECTPAGPFKGNMVVSMRPFKAADAIRAVQICTRFPSVHGAPIHLGDPGLIGIEDINQPDYGDPVTLADDELPVFWACGVTPQVALEAAKPPFAITHSPGHMLVTDLRNSQLAVL from the coding sequence ATGAATCAGGACACCAGCCCCCAGGCTCTGCGCGAGGCCATCCGTCGCGGCGACTTTACCGGCAACACCTCGGGCTACTCCGCAGGTTTCGTCCAGTGCAACCTCACTATTCTACCCGCTGACTGGGCGTCGGACTTTTTGCGTTTCTGCCAGGCCAACCCCAAGCCCTGCCCGCTGGTGGGCATGTCGACATCGCCAGGCGATACCGCTTTACCACCTTTGGGTAGTATTGACATCAGAACCGATGTGCCAAGCTACCGTGTTTTTCGCGATGGTGAATTCACCGAAGAAGTAAACGATATCACCGCGCTGTGGCGCGATGATCTGGTGGTGTTTGCGCTGGGTTGTTCTTTTTCTTTTGAAGAAGCCCTGCTGGCCGATGGCCTGGACGTGCGCAACGTCAGTGAAGGCGTGAATGTACCCATGTATCGCACCAATATTGAGTGCACACCGGCAGGCCCCTTCAAAGGCAACATGGTGGTCAGCATGCGTCCATTCAAGGCCGCCGACGCGATTCGCGCTGTACAGATTTGTACGCGCTTTCCTTCAGTTCACGGAGCACCGATTCATCTCGGCGATCCAGGCCTGATAGGTATAGAAGATATTAACCAGCCGGACTACGGCGACCCGGTCACCTTGGCTGACGATGAGCTGCCTGTGTTCTGGGCTTGCGGCGTTACACCGCAAGTGGCGCTGGAGGCGGCAAAGCCGCCCTTTGCCATCACCCACAGCCCTGGCCATATGCTGGTAACGGATTTACGCAACAGCCAACTGGCGGTGCTCTGA
- a CDS encoding 5-oxoprolinase subunit PxpA → MLLNCDLGESYGSWTMGLDAEVMPHIDQANIACGFHGGDPLTMHKTLQLAAEHGVSVGAHPAYPDLVGFGRRSMALSAEEIIASVQYQVAAIDGMAASSGVTLAYVKPHGALYNDMMANAETRRAIMQAVASYHRPLKLMLQATPDADLHRSEAAEFDLELLLEAFADRCYDDDGKLLSRRKPGAVHTREKMLAQVSQLQREGTLTTVSGHALPLAADTLCVHGDNIEGVQAIREIRQLVAGN, encoded by the coding sequence ATGCTGCTCAATTGCGACCTGGGTGAAAGTTACGGCAGCTGGACCATGGGTCTGGATGCCGAGGTTATGCCGCATATCGATCAGGCCAATATTGCCTGCGGCTTTCACGGCGGCGATCCGCTTACCATGCACAAAACCTTGCAGCTGGCCGCCGAACACGGCGTATCCGTCGGCGCCCACCCCGCCTACCCCGACCTGGTGGGCTTTGGTCGCCGCTCCATGGCCTTGTCCGCGGAAGAAATTATTGCCAGCGTGCAATACCAGGTAGCCGCCATTGACGGCATGGCTGCCAGCAGCGGCGTTACCCTGGCCTACGTAAAACCCCACGGCGCTTTGTACAACGACATGATGGCTAACGCCGAGACCCGCCGCGCCATTATGCAGGCTGTCGCGTCTTACCACCGCCCCCTGAAGCTCATGTTGCAGGCCACACCCGATGCCGACCTGCATCGCAGTGAGGCTGCCGAGTTTGACCTCGAGCTATTACTCGAAGCTTTTGCAGATCGCTGCTACGACGACGACGGCAAACTGCTGTCACGACGCAAGCCCGGTGCTGTGCACACACGTGAAAAGATGCTGGCGCAGGTCAGCCAACTGCAGCGTGAGGGCACACTGACGACTGTCAGCGGCCATGCATTGCCCCTCGCGGCGGATACCTTGTGCGTACACGGTGACAACATCGAGGGCGTCCAGGCCATCCGCGAGATTCGTCAGTTGGTTGCCGGGAACTGA
- a CDS encoding acyl-CoA thioesterase: MLEQLLRVLEPQAVGEDSFVGENMHPKGFRIYGGQVLAQAVSAAQQTVAEERPIHSQHAYFLRPGDCSKPVTYEVERARDGGSFSSRRVVALQEGKPILVSSMSFQLADDSFDFQPEFPEGITPPEDLPSERERALEHNVLNEDFMITDGEDLDVRMGTPINWREPEQMPGRLYNWMRTTAPVGDDPTLHRSLLTYFSDTMLLDAGLIQHGRSYWDRSLQVASLDHAIWYHGDFRADNWLLHTADLERNSGGRTLVRGRFFTHEGRHVATVMQQGLMRKN, encoded by the coding sequence ATGCTGGAACAATTACTCCGGGTACTCGAGCCACAAGCCGTTGGCGAGGACAGTTTCGTCGGCGAAAACATGCACCCCAAGGGCTTTCGAATTTATGGGGGGCAGGTGCTGGCGCAGGCGGTGAGCGCAGCCCAGCAGACGGTGGCCGAGGAACGGCCCATTCACTCGCAGCACGCCTACTTCCTGCGTCCCGGGGATTGCAGTAAACCCGTCACCTACGAGGTGGAGCGAGCTCGCGATGGCGGCAGCTTCAGCTCGCGCCGGGTAGTGGCCCTGCAGGAGGGTAAGCCAATACTGGTGAGCTCCATGTCTTTTCAGCTCGCGGATGACAGCTTCGACTTTCAGCCGGAGTTCCCCGAGGGTATTACACCCCCCGAAGACCTGCCTTCAGAGCGCGAGCGCGCGCTAGAGCATAACGTGCTGAATGAGGACTTCATGATTACCGACGGCGAAGATCTGGACGTCCGTATGGGTACACCCATTAACTGGCGAGAGCCCGAGCAAATGCCCGGGCGTTTGTACAATTGGATGCGCACCACTGCCCCGGTGGGCGATGACCCTACCTTGCACCGATCGCTGCTCACGTATTTTTCCGACACCATGTTGCTCGATGCCGGCCTGATTCAGCACGGCCGCTCCTATTGGGATCGCTCTTTGCAGGTGGCGAGCCTTGATCACGCGATCTGGTACCACGGCGATTTCCGGGCCGATAACTGGCTGCTGCATACCGCCGACCTTGAGCGCAACAGCGGCGGCAGAACCCTGGTCAGGGGGCGCTTCTTTACGCACGAGGGCCGCCACGTGGCCACGGTTATGCAACAGGGTCTTATGCGTAAAAACTAG
- a CDS encoding glutamate cyclase domain-containing protein codes for MNDLDLSIAIENILVARNLRNMQVAQAALQPGYYLRAASILRNIQGTVIIGTGFPVTDTFETDGPVGAIALYDALVALGAEPVFACGAPLAHCLQDDYAVIELLARNVDAARDEARTRLADLKPSAIVSIERPGLSDDNCYYNMRGEDISARSAYFDPYLELAECPTIAIGDGGNEIGMGNIRDAIATLDIKASATTCDELLVADVSNWGAYGIIALLARWAERDLLGDIDPLAILNYLSSHGSVDGVTRENTLTEDGLEAEEGQHIIRELRDVCGFTPN; via the coding sequence ATGAATGATCTCGATCTCAGTATTGCCATCGAGAATATTCTCGTCGCCCGCAACCTGCGCAATATGCAGGTAGCACAGGCGGCGCTCCAACCCGGCTATTACCTGCGTGCGGCCAGCATTCTGCGCAACATTCAGGGAACCGTTATCATTGGAACCGGCTTTCCCGTGACCGACACCTTCGAGACCGACGGGCCGGTAGGTGCAATAGCACTCTACGATGCGCTGGTCGCACTGGGCGCGGAACCCGTGTTCGCCTGCGGCGCGCCACTGGCACACTGCCTGCAGGACGACTACGCCGTGATCGAGTTGCTTGCCCGCAATGTCGACGCGGCACGTGACGAGGCTCGAACCCGACTTGCAGACCTAAAACCCTCTGCCATTGTGTCCATCGAGCGCCCCGGACTCAGCGACGACAACTGCTACTACAATATGCGTGGCGAAGATATTTCAGCACGCAGCGCGTATTTCGACCCTTACCTTGAGCTTGCAGAGTGCCCGACTATTGCCATTGGCGACGGCGGCAACGAGATCGGCATGGGCAACATCCGCGATGCAATTGCCACACTGGATATCAAGGCCTCAGCCACCACCTGTGACGAGTTGCTGGTGGCGGACGTCTCAAACTGGGGAGCGTACGGCATCATCGCCTTGCTAGCCCGCTGGGCAGAGCGCGACCTGCTTGGCGACATAGACCCGTTAGCCATACTTAATTACCTGTCCAGCCACGGCAGCGTCGACGGCGTTACGCGAGAGAACACCCTGACAGAGGATGGTCTCGAGGCAGAGGAAGGACAACACATTATTCGCGAACTGCGTGACGTGTGCGGATTCACCCCTAACTGA
- a CDS encoding efflux RND transporter permease subunit: MRFTDRFIQRPVLAIVVSSLLLLLGGASLSKVGVREFPELERSVIYIETYYPGASARTVQGFVTNPLQIKIAGAKGIEYMVSDSQPGVSSITVHVRLGENSTDVLNEVIAKVNEARGDLPREIEDPVISNASGAEAMIYIGFYSEQMTAYQVTDFLSRNVQPELATLPGVGQAGIFSRRLAMRVWLDPVRMAALGVTAEDINNTIRRDNFISAAGATEGQMVRVTVDARTDLQSPDDFANLVVRQVDDERIRLGDVADVEMDAESRQFKSLSSGRDAVFMSITPAPDANPLEVSRAIHDTLPLIEAMLPADMEMLLDWDGSVVIDEALSEVIATLIEAVLIVILVIYLFLGSFRVVLIPLVAIPLSLIGVVFLIWTMGFSLNLLTLLAMVIAIGLVVDDAIVVVENVHRHIEEGATPYNAALQGAREVALPVVAMTLTLVAVYAPISFIGGLTGALFSEFALTLAGAVVISGVVALTLSPMMSSRVLKDAEHQGRFADWLDHRFEQLVAAYRGILDACLANRGAVLLLAFCLLASLPLLFALAQEELAPEEDTGGIFMVGNAPRYANLEYSDFYLNKVVDIWREIPEFSHSWQVIQPGSNFGGITLHPWDERERTQQEAMKELQANLGAVAGMEMFAFSSPSLPGADAGLPVSFVVASTADYRDVKRVGDELLQAARESGLFAFVTQSLDFDRPEIVLHVDRERAARLGISMQSIGETLAVMLGEAEVNRFTLEGRSYKVIPQAGRNFRMTREELAKYYLRTGGGDLVPMSAVVRLDSQVEPNSLTQYQQLNSTVIQGIVMPPNSLGAGLTFLNDTLAEIAPPTFRAGYTGASRRFIEETASFPVLFSLSMMLIFLVLAAQFNSFRDPLVVLVTVPLSIFGAIVPIALGFATLNIYTQVGLLTLIGLISKHGILIVEFANKLAEHGVDRREAVLTAASQRLRPILMTTFATVLGVWPLVIASGAGAESRFSIGLVITAGMLVGTLFTLFVVPVFYLPFSKRKQASTTAPVPAAEAVSNP, from the coding sequence ATGAGGTTTACCGATCGCTTCATCCAACGCCCGGTCCTGGCCATTGTCGTCAGCAGCCTGTTGCTGCTGCTCGGGGGTGCCTCCCTGTCAAAGGTCGGTGTCCGAGAATTTCCCGAGCTTGAGCGCAGCGTTATCTATATCGAAACCTACTACCCGGGCGCCAGCGCGCGCACCGTGCAGGGGTTCGTCACCAACCCATTGCAGATCAAGATCGCCGGTGCCAAGGGCATCGAGTACATGGTGTCTGACAGCCAGCCAGGCGTGTCTTCGATTACCGTCCATGTACGCCTGGGTGAGAATAGTACCGACGTGCTCAATGAGGTCATCGCCAAGGTAAACGAAGCCCGGGGTGACCTGCCACGGGAGATCGAAGATCCAGTAATCTCCAATGCATCAGGCGCCGAAGCGATGATTTACATCGGCTTTTACAGCGAGCAGATGACCGCATACCAGGTGACGGATTTCCTGTCTCGCAATGTCCAACCGGAACTGGCAACACTGCCCGGCGTTGGCCAGGCTGGCATCTTCTCCCGGCGCCTCGCCATGCGCGTCTGGCTAGACCCTGTGCGCATGGCCGCTCTCGGCGTGACAGCGGAAGACATCAACAACACTATTCGGCGCGACAATTTCATTTCCGCTGCAGGGGCCACCGAGGGCCAGATGGTGCGGGTAACCGTAGATGCCCGCACCGACCTGCAATCACCGGATGATTTTGCCAATCTGGTGGTGCGCCAGGTCGACGACGAGCGCATTCGTCTGGGTGACGTGGCCGACGTGGAAATGGATGCCGAGTCGCGCCAGTTTAAATCGCTATCCAGTGGTCGTGACGCGGTATTCATGTCTATTACACCCGCGCCCGATGCCAATCCACTGGAAGTCTCGCGGGCGATCCACGACACGCTGCCACTGATCGAGGCGATGCTGCCAGCAGACATGGAAATGTTGCTCGACTGGGACGGCTCGGTTGTCATCGACGAAGCACTGTCAGAGGTTATCGCAACGCTGATCGAGGCGGTGCTCATTGTCATTCTGGTGATCTACCTGTTCCTGGGTTCTTTCCGGGTCGTGCTCATTCCCCTGGTAGCCATACCACTGTCGCTGATCGGCGTGGTGTTCCTGATCTGGACCATGGGCTTCTCCCTCAACCTGCTCACACTGCTGGCCATGGTGATTGCGATCGGCCTCGTCGTGGACGATGCGATTGTGGTGGTGGAGAACGTGCACCGACATATCGAGGAAGGTGCCACCCCCTACAATGCGGCCCTGCAGGGGGCGCGCGAGGTTGCCCTGCCGGTCGTGGCGATGACGCTCACACTGGTAGCCGTATACGCCCCCATCAGCTTTATTGGCGGACTCACCGGCGCCCTGTTCAGTGAATTCGCACTGACGCTTGCCGGGGCAGTTGTTATTTCCGGTGTAGTGGCACTCACTCTCAGTCCCATGATGAGCTCGCGGGTGCTCAAGGACGCCGAGCACCAGGGACGTTTTGCAGACTGGCTGGACCACCGTTTTGAGCAATTGGTCGCAGCCTATCGCGGTATCCTGGATGCCTGCCTGGCCAACCGTGGGGCTGTGTTGCTGCTGGCGTTCTGCCTGCTCGCCAGTCTGCCCTTGCTGTTTGCCCTGGCCCAGGAAGAATTGGCACCAGAGGAAGATACCGGCGGTATCTTCATGGTGGGCAATGCCCCGCGCTACGCCAACCTGGAATACTCCGATTTCTACCTCAACAAGGTGGTCGATATCTGGCGGGAAATTCCTGAGTTCAGCCACTCCTGGCAAGTGATTCAACCCGGCAGTAATTTTGGCGGCATCACTCTGCACCCCTGGGATGAGCGCGAGCGCACCCAGCAGGAGGCCATGAAGGAATTGCAGGCCAATCTCGGCGCGGTCGCCGGTATGGAGATGTTTGCGTTCTCCTCGCCGTCGCTACCGGGAGCAGACGCCGGCCTGCCGGTCAGTTTCGTGGTCGCCTCCACGGCTGACTACCGCGATGTAAAACGTGTCGGCGACGAACTACTTCAAGCAGCCAGAGAATCGGGCCTGTTTGCGTTTGTTACTCAGAGCCTCGACTTTGACCGACCGGAAATCGTTCTACACGTTGATCGAGAACGCGCCGCACGGCTGGGTATTTCCATGCAGTCGATCGGCGAAACCCTGGCCGTCATGCTCGGCGAAGCGGAGGTCAATCGCTTTACCCTGGAGGGACGCAGCTACAAGGTGATTCCCCAGGCGGGACGCAACTTCAGAATGACGCGCGAGGAGTTGGCTAAATACTACCTGCGTACCGGCGGCGGGGACCTGGTGCCCATGTCGGCCGTGGTGCGCCTGGACAGCCAGGTGGAGCCCAATTCGCTGACCCAGTACCAGCAACTCAACAGCACGGTGATTCAGGGCATCGTCATGCCACCCAATTCACTCGGTGCCGGCCTGACGTTCCTGAACGACACCTTGGCGGAGATCGCCCCCCCGACATTCCGCGCCGGCTATACCGGAGCGTCGCGTCGGTTTATCGAGGAAACAGCCTCATTCCCGGTATTATTCAGTTTGTCGATGATGCTGATCTTCCTGGTGCTCGCGGCCCAGTTCAACAGCTTTAGAGATCCGCTGGTGGTACTGGTCACCGTGCCGCTGTCTATCTTTGGCGCCATCGTTCCCATTGCCCTGGGTTTCGCGACGCTCAATATCTACACCCAGGTGGGACTGCTCACGCTGATTGGTTTAATCAGCAAACACGGTATTCTCATCGTGGAATTTGCCAATAAACTGGCAGAGCACGGCGTGGATCGGCGCGAGGCGGTGCTCACGGCAGCCAGCCAGCGTCTGCGGCCCATTCTCATGACCACATTTGCGACGGTGCTTGGCGTATGGCCGCTGGTGATTGCATCCGGTGCCGGCGCTGAAAGCCGTTTCAGCATCGGGCTGGTGATTACCGCCGGCATGCTGGTAGGCACACTGTTTACGCTGTTCGTCGTACCGGTGTTCTATCTGCCCTTCAGTAAACGCAAACAGGCATCCACAACCGCCCCTGTCCCCGCAGCAGAGGCGGTAAGCAATCCCTAG